The Melitaea cinxia chromosome 6, ilMelCinx1.1, whole genome shotgun sequence genome has a window encoding:
- the LOC123654778 gene encoding uncharacterized protein LOC123654778, which produces MLKSNTNSNRDNSSNSSSEDISYGTSAQGPTSEQRSVFNRIGDLLQPLVEDSPREDTVPESSLQSVPCITNLNSLLADIHVRYIALKKEDFQLHYRVQFAGSHYDGVRIKKPDEFDVDIVIGLPVNFSVDQFNPEESDIVIEQNSPGFVQLRAGLQYQKILERDGVDCVINKTAYQWLDDKKYILRSKFTSWFKSVGNRALNQLPKRGLYPICYVDEVGYTIRTSESGPAWTLLIEAPGFKLDVDLVPALRFPEDRWLEAQ; this is translated from the exons ATGTTAAAGAGCAACACTAACTCTAACCGAGATAATAGCAGCAATTCTAGTAGCGAGGATATTAGTTACGGAACCAGTGCTCAAGGACCGACAAGCGAGCAACGTAGCGTGTTCAACAGAATTGGAGACTTGTTACAACCCCTTGTAGAAGATTCTCCAAGAGAAGA caCGGTTCCAGAGTCATCACTGCAGAGTGTACCTTGTATCACGAACCTTAATTCTCTCCTCGCAGACATACATGTACGATACATCGCTCTTAAAAAAGAGGATTTTCAACTTCATTACCGG gtcCAATTTGCTGGTAGCCATTATGATGGAGTCCGAATTAAGAAACCTGATGAGTTTGACGTAGACATAGTGATCGGTTTGCCTGTTAATTTTTCTGTTGACCAATTCAACCCCGAGGAGAGtgatattgtaattgaacaaaacaGTCCAGGGTTTGTACAACTCCGAGCCGGCCTGCAGTATCAAAAAATATTGGAGCGAGATGGGGTTGACTGTGTCATCAATAAAACGGCGTACCAATGGCTGGATGACAAGAAATATATTCTTCGATCTAAATTTACTAGTTGGTTTAAGAGCGTTGGAAACAGAGCTTTAAATCAATTACCGAAGAGAGGATTGTACCCAATTTGCTACGTTGATGAGGTCGGTTACACCATCCGCACCTCCGAGAGTGGACCGGCTTGGACCTTACTAATAGAAGCTCCAGGATTTAAACTAGACGTTGATCTTGTTCCCGCTTTAAGATTTCCTGAAGATCGCTGGCTGGAGG CCCAATAA